One part of the Bacillus rossius redtenbacheri isolate Brsri chromosome 18, Brsri_v3, whole genome shotgun sequence genome encodes these proteins:
- the LOC134541109 gene encoding serine/arginine repetitive matrix protein 2-like translates to MRGKLPRSRVSGAASADQAAPAVHVLPSETDLRIMEAISSLSRLGALRGGKAQRLLRLRSRRLCAAQAQPPDQETLLQPCVCPRKKRKRRSACKKRKSSRRRSLSRRRGLSRRRSSRRRSLRRRSKSRRRRQSRARSVSRRRKTSRKKSSFRRRAASRRRSASRRRSASRRRSASRRRSASRRRSASRRMHRGARRGRAARSVRRRRKDPKKRRCRKRTFAKSRSKTRIALICPRCKCKVVIKIRHSRPKC, encoded by the exons ATGAGGGGAAAGCTGCCTCGTAGCCGTGTGTCTGGCGCCGCCAGTGCCGACCAG GCAGCCCCCGCCGTGCACGTGCTGCCCAGCGAGACGGACCTGAGGATCATGGAGGCCATCTCGAGCCTCAGCCGCCTGGGCGCCCTGCGGGGGGGCAAGGCGCAGCGCCTGCTCCGGCTCAGGAGCCGGCGGCTCTGCGCCGCTCAGGCTCAGCCGCCCGACCAGGAGACGCTGCTGCAGCCCTGCGTGTGTCCTCGGAAGAAGAGGAAGAGAAGAAGCGCGTGCAAGAAGCGCAAGTCTTCCAGGAGGAGGTCGCTCTCCCGAAGACGAGGATTGTCCAGGCGGAGGAGTTCCAGGAGGAGATCGCTGAGAAGGAGGTCCAAGTCCAGGAGGAGGAGGCAGTCGAGGGCCAGGTCAGTGTCGAGAAGAAGGAAGACGTCCAGGAAGAAGTCTTCGTTCAGGCGAAGAGCAGCTTCCAGGAGGAGGTCGGCTTCCAGGAGGAGGTCAGCTTCCAGGAGGAGGTCGGCTTCCAGGAGGAGGTCGGCTTCCAGGAGGAGGTCGGCGTCTAGGAGGATGCACAGGGGGGCGCGGAGGGGCAGGGCAGCCAGGTCGGTCAGGCGAAGAAGGAAAGACCCGAAGAAACGCAGGTGCAGGAAACGAACATTCGCGAAGAGCAGATCCAAGACGAGAATAGCTTTGATATGCCCGCGGTGCAAGTGCAAGGTAGTGATCAAAATAAGGCATAGTCGACCGAAATGCTAG